A region of the Nocardia nova SH22a genome:
GGCCCTTACGACGGCGCGCCGACACGATCGCGCGCCCGGCACGGGTGCGCATCCGGAGACGGAAGCCGTGGACGCGTGCGCGACGACGGTTGTTCGGCTGGAACGTCCGCTTGCCCTTGGCCACGGTCAACACTCCTCGAGTTG
Encoded here:
- the rpmH gene encoding 50S ribosomal protein L34 translates to MAKGKRTFQPNNRRRARVHGFRLRMRTRAGRAIVSARRRKGRASLTA